In Nymphaea colorata isolate Beijing-Zhang1983 chromosome 5, ASM883128v2, whole genome shotgun sequence, one genomic interval encodes:
- the LOC116254258 gene encoding dnaJ protein P58IPK homolog B isoform X2 codes for MHRAFAYRQLCRYEESERDYNKYLTEKSGSATVEKELSQLVQTKNAFDKAWSLFEAGDFSKSLEYLDKVVLVFSHECSKAKLLKVRLLIALKDYSSAIAESGYILKADENNLEALLLRGQAYYYLADHDVALRHYQKGLRLDPEHNELKKAYFRLKNLLKKTKSAEDNVEKGKFRVAVEEFKAALALDSDHAAHNVHLQLGLCKVLVKLGRGKDALASCNAALEIDEELIEALVQRGEAKLLTEDWEGAVDDLKIAAQKSPQDMTIREALMRAEKSLKLSKRKDWYKILGIPKTASVAEIKRAYKKLALQWHPDKNVDNREEAEAKFREIAEAYEVLGDEEKRVRYDRGEDLESTGMGGGGFNPFAGGGQQFTFHFDGGFPGGGFPGGFQFNF; via the exons ATATGAAGAGTCAGAGAGAGATTATAATAAATATCTAACTGAAAAATCTGGAAGTGCCACTGTGGAGAAGGAGCTGTCCCAGTTGGTACAGACCAAAAATGCTTTTGATAAAGCCTGGAGTCTTTTTGAAGCAGGGGATTTCTCAAAATCGCTGGAATACCTTGATAAAGTTGTCCTTGTTTTTTCACATGAATGCTCCAAG GCTAAACTTCTTAAAGTGAGATTACTCATAGCTCTTAAAGATTACTCATCTGCAATTGCTGAAAGTGGATACATACTGAAAGCAGACGAAAATAATTTGGAGGCTTTACTACTCCGTGGACAAGCCTACTATTACCTAGCTGATCACGATGTTGCTCTAAG GCACTACCAAAAAGGTCTGCGGCTTGATCCAGAGCACAATGAGCTGAAAAAGGCATATTTTCGCTTGAAAAATCTGCTAAAGAAGACAAAGAGT GCTGAAGATAATGTGGAGAAGGGTAAGTTTCGGGTGGCAGTGGAAGAATTTAAAGCAGCTCTTGCATTGGATTCCGATCATGCTGCACATAATGTGCACCTTCAACTTGGTTTGTGTAAGGTTTTAGTGAAGCTTGGAAGGGGCAAGGATGCTTTAGCTAGTTGCAATGCAGCGCTTGAAATAGACGAGGAGCTTATTGAAGCTTTAGTGCAG AGAGGTGAAGCCAAACTTTTGACGGAGGATTGGGAGGGTGCAGTTGATGACTTGAAAATAGCAGCTCAGAAATCGCCACAG GATATGACTATCAGGGAGGCACTGATGAGAGCTGAAAAATCATTGAAGTTGAGTAAACGGAAGGATTGGTATAAGATTCTTGGAATTCCCAAAACTGCCTCTGTTGCAGAGATCAAACGGGCATATAAAAAACTTGCTTTACAGTGGCATCCTGACAAAAATGTGGATAACAGAGAGGAAGCAGAGGCCAAGTTTCGTGAAATAGCGGAGGCTTATGAG GTGCTTGGGGATGAAGAAAAGCGTGTGAGGTATGACAGAGGTGAGGACTTGGAGAGCACGGGTATGGGTGGAGGGGGCTTTAATCCTTTTGCTGGTGGTGGACAACAATTTACGTTCCATTTTGATGGTGGCTTTCCTGGTGGAGGTTTTCCTGGTGGATTCCAATTCAATTTCTGA